In Nitrosophilus labii, the following proteins share a genomic window:
- a CDS encoding type I CRISPR-associated protein Cas7: MKRAYGVIGVRAIMSNWNADFTGRPKSTSEGEIFGSDKALKYPMKRMWADEGRKVMYLKSYIEDKGSLRPKSLKERYEELFGKFDKKTPTKEILQNLFSCTDIKNFGVTFAEEGQNISITGAVQIGQGFNKFEDTNVEVQDILSPFSDGKKVKSGEDVNQSTLGTKIMVDEAHYFYGFSINPKNYDEYQDILDDFTGYTDEDFAEFKRVAKQAVTRFATNSKYGCDNEFALFVEYDTEKYLPDLSEYIKFDSQKKEVDLSTIEELVGEEAKVEVYADLYKLKVKTKWEVKSIF, from the coding sequence ATGAAACGAGCATATGGAGTGATAGGCGTTAGAGCTATTATGAGCAATTGGAATGCTGATTTTACAGGTCGTCCCAAGTCCACAAGCGAAGGCGAGATATTTGGCAGTGATAAGGCTTTGAAATATCCTATGAAGAGGATGTGGGCAGATGAGGGCAGGAAGGTGATGTATCTTAAAAGCTATATCGAAGACAAAGGTTCTTTGAGGCCTAAGAGTTTAAAAGAGAGATATGAGGAGCTATTTGGTAAGTTTGACAAAAAAACGCCTACAAAAGAGATATTGCAAAATCTCTTTAGCTGCACAGATATAAAAAATTTCGGGGTGACTTTTGCGGAAGAGGGGCAAAATATCTCTATAACCGGAGCAGTGCAGATAGGACAAGGATTTAATAAGTTTGAAGATACCAATGTAGAAGTTCAAGATATCCTCAGTCCTTTTAGCGATGGTAAAAAGGTAAAAAGCGGAGAGGATGTCAATCAATCAACGCTTGGCACCAAGATCATGGTAGATGAGGCGCACTACTTCTATGGCTTTAGTATCAATCCTAAAAACTATGATGAATACCAAGATATTTTAGATGATTTTACAGGTTATACAGATGAGGATTTTGCAGAGTTTAAAAGAGTTGCCAAGCAAGCCGTCACAAGATTTGCTACCAATTCTAAGTATGGATGCGATAACGAATTTGCTCTTTTTGTGGAGTATGATACTGAAAAATATCTACCGGATTTAAGCGAGTATATCAAGTTTGATAGTCAAAAAAAAGAGGTAGATCTCAGTACTATCGAAGAGCTTGTGGGAGAAGAAGCCAAAGTGGAAGTTTATGCAGATTTGTATAAACTCAAAGTCAAAACGAAATGGGAAGTAAAGAGTATTTTTTAA
- the cas6 gene encoding CRISPR-associated endoribonuclease Cas6 — translation MQIHELKIKIRLKKDLPFKDYINFVSKNVNYIFYNSTILRALHEKRGFKPYVVGSLYPVNKKEKVYKQDAIYTLTLRTIEEAVVGEFYKASKKTTNLDFDIEGFKSRELKLSYIDKIYTITPAVLTITDQNGKIRYWTIEDDPLLLQKRIVDNLEKKYIEFFKKSVKAPSDMVGFFKVVNQKPLVFNYKGGKIFANRFQIGFNSDEVSQKLARLSFGVGILEKNPLGFGMVVRARDD, via the coding sequence ATGCAAATACATGAGCTGAAAATAAAAATTCGCCTGAAAAAAGATCTCCCCTTTAAAGATTATATAAACTTTGTTTCTAAAAATGTAAATTATATATTTTACAACTCCACTATATTAAGAGCCCTACACGAAAAGAGAGGTTTTAAACCTTACGTTGTAGGTAGTTTATATCCGGTAAATAAAAAAGAGAAAGTTTATAAACAAGATGCTATCTACACTCTAACGCTTAGAACTATAGAAGAGGCGGTAGTTGGCGAGTTTTATAAAGCTTCTAAAAAAACTACAAATCTTGATTTTGATATTGAAGGTTTTAAATCTAGAGAGTTAAAACTAAGCTATATCGATAAAATATATACAATCACCCCGGCTGTTTTAACCATAACGGATCAAAATGGAAAGATTAGATACTGGACTATTGAGGATGACCCGCTTTTACTTCAAAAACGAATTGTGGATAACCTTGAAAAGAAGTATATCGAGTTTTTTAAAAAAAGCGTAAAAGCCCCTAGTGATATGGTCGGCTTTTTTAAGGTAGTGAACCAAAAGCCGCTAGTTTTTAACTATAAAGGCGGAAAGATCTTTGCCAATAGATTTCAAATCGGTTTTAATAGTGATGAAGTTAGTCAAAAATTGGCAAGACTTAGTTTCGGTGTAGGAATATTAGAGAAAAATCCTTTAGGTTTTGGAATGGTAGTAAGGGCGAGGGATGATTAA
- a CDS encoding tRNA 2-thiocytidine biosynthesis TtcA family protein, whose product MKRAEFTKKLIKQIAKTNFEFELLKDGDRVLVGLSGGKDSLTLIHALKHIQRVAPYNFYFKAVTVSYGMGENYEHLKKHCEEFGIDYEVYETEIFDIAKEKIRKNSSYCSFFSRMRRGALYTYALNNGFNKLALGHHLDDAVESFFMNMFYNGAMRSMPPIYKTERGLYVIRPLIEVRERQLRGFVERNNFFAIGDEMCPAMRFDIKEPYVRENMKEFVADLEKRFPDVMKYIKASFRHIHDDTFFDKTRFKL is encoded by the coding sequence ATGAAAAGAGCGGAATTTACTAAAAAGTTAATCAAACAGATAGCAAAAACAAACTTTGAGTTTGAACTTTTAAAAGATGGAGATAGAGTCTTAGTCGGTTTAAGCGGCGGAAAAGATTCTCTAACGTTAATACATGCGTTAAAACATATACAAAGAGTAGCTCCTTATAACTTCTACTTTAAAGCGGTTACCGTCAGTTACGGTATGGGGGAAAATTATGAACATTTAAAAAAGCATTGCGAAGAGTTTGGTATAGATTATGAGGTTTACGAGACTGAGATTTTTGATATAGCAAAAGAGAAAATAAGAAAAAACTCTTCGTACTGCAGCTTTTTTTCAAGGATGAGAAGAGGCGCTCTTTATACGTACGCTCTAAACAACGGTTTTAACAAGTTGGCTCTTGGACATCATCTTGACGATGCCGTAGAGAGTTTTTTTATGAATATGTTTTATAACGGTGCGATGAGAAGTATGCCGCCTATTTACAAAACGGAAAGAGGATTGTATGTTATAAGGCCATTGATAGAAGTTAGAGAGCGACAGCTAAGAGGTTTTGTGGAGAGAAATAACTTTTTCGCGATCGGAGACGAGATGTGCCCTGCGATGAGGTTTGATATAAAAGAGCCTTATGTTAGGGAAAATATGAAAGAGTTTGTGGCAGATTTGGAAAAGAGATTTCCCGACGTTATGAAATATATCAAAGCTTCCTTTAGACACATTCACGACGATACGTTTTTTGACAAAACAAGATTTAAACTCTAA
- a CDS encoding 5'-methylthioadenosine/adenosylhomocysteine nucleosidase, with translation MKIAIMGAMPEEIEPLLSYMKDIKSFEVANNRYYEAKYKGLEVVIAYSKIGKVFASLTASVMIQHFKAQKLLFSGVAGAINDELKIGDLIAATKLCQHDLDITAFGHPYGFVPEGKVFIQSDAELLFLAKEVAKEKNILLKEGVIATGDQFIANLERKEWIKKTFGADALEMEGAAVAVVCDAFDVPFFILRAISDAADMDAGFDFDKFLESSSKISADFIISMLDKMV, from the coding sequence ATGAAAATAGCTATTATGGGAGCAATGCCGGAAGAGATAGAACCGTTACTATCCTATATGAAAGATATAAAATCTTTTGAAGTGGCAAACAATAGATATTATGAGGCAAAATATAAAGGATTGGAAGTTGTTATCGCCTATAGTAAAATAGGGAAAGTTTTTGCCTCTTTAACCGCTTCGGTTATGATCCAGCATTTCAAAGCTCAAAAGCTTCTTTTTAGTGGAGTTGCAGGAGCTATTAACGATGAGCTAAAAATAGGAGATCTAATAGCGGCAACCAAGCTTTGTCAGCACGACCTCGACATAACCGCTTTTGGCCATCCATACGGTTTTGTACCTGAGGGTAAAGTTTTTATCCAGAGTGATGCCGAGCTTCTCTTTTTGGCTAAAGAGGTGGCAAAAGAGAAAAATATCTTGTTAAAAGAGGGAGTTATAGCTACAGGAGATCAGTTTATAGCGAACTTAGAGAGAAAAGAGTGGATCAAAAAAACCTTCGGTGCCGACGCTTTGGAGATGGAAGGAGCAGCTGTTGCCGTTGTTTGCGATGCCTTTGACGTTCCATTTTTTATACTTAGAGCAATTAGTGATGCGGCTGATATGGATGCAGGGTTTGATTTTGATAAGTTTTTAGAGAGTTCTTCAAAAATAAGTGCAGATTTTATAATCTCTATGCTTGATAAAATGGTATGA
- the fabD gene encoding ACP S-malonyltransferase has protein sequence MKNVIFLFPGQGSQSFGMGKDFYENSKLAKDLIEESSDRLKIDFKKLMFEENDKLSQTDFTQPAILLVSLIAQKIFSSSVEIKPKYSLGHSLGEFSALASVDALDVLDAVELVHNRGKFMQQASKGVEAAMLAVLGLDDEKVEEICKEAREEGKKVWPANYNSEGQIVLAGIKEDIVSIEPKLKEAGSRKTVLLNMSVASHCPLLDSARAPLKEYLDRFLKDNFISPVVSNVTAKPYSSKDEALSLLDRQLVEPVLYKQSIKNVESEADTFLEFGGTVLKGLNRRLTKVPTLSVTDMKSMEKAIKELEG, from the coding sequence ATGAAAAACGTTATTTTTCTTTTTCCGGGACAAGGAAGCCAAAGTTTCGGAATGGGAAAAGATTTTTACGAAAATAGTAAACTAGCAAAAGATTTGATTGAAGAGTCAAGCGATAGACTAAAAATAGATTTTAAAAAGTTGATGTTTGAAGAGAATGATAAACTATCTCAAACCGATTTTACTCAGCCGGCAATACTGCTTGTTAGTTTGATTGCTCAAAAGATTTTCTCTTCTTCCGTAGAGATAAAGCCTAAATACTCTTTAGGTCACTCTTTGGGAGAGTTTAGCGCATTAGCAAGTGTCGATGCACTTGATGTTTTAGACGCGGTTGAGCTCGTTCACAATAGAGGGAAATTTATGCAGCAGGCTTCAAAAGGAGTAGAGGCTGCAATGTTGGCGGTTTTGGGTCTAGATGACGAAAAAGTTGAAGAGATTTGCAAAGAGGCAAGGGAAGAGGGAAAAAAGGTATGGCCGGCAAATTATAATAGTGAAGGTCAGATAGTATTAGCCGGTATAAAAGAGGATATAGTTTCAATAGAGCCTAAACTTAAAGAAGCCGGCTCTAGAAAAACAGTTCTTTTAAATATGTCGGTAGCTAGCCACTGTCCGTTGTTAGATAGTGCAAGAGCGCCTTTAAAAGAATATTTGGATAGATTTTTAAAAGATAACTTCATATCCCCCGTCGTCTCAAACGTAACCGCAAAACCGTACTCTAGTAAAGATGAAGCTCTTTCTTTGCTTGATAGACAACTTGTAGAACCTGTTTTATATAAACAATCTATCAAAAATGTAGAGAGTGAAGCAGACACTTTTTTAGAGTTTGGCGGCACGGTTTTAAAAGGGCTAAATAGAAGGTTAACTAAAGTTCCTACCCTAAGCGTAACTGATATGAAGAGTATGGAAAAGGCTATAAAAGAGCTTGAAGGATAA